In the Malaya genurostris strain Urasoe2022 chromosome 1, Malgen_1.1, whole genome shotgun sequence genome, one interval contains:
- the LOC131426004 gene encoding signal recognition particle subunit SRP54, giving the protein MVLAELGRKITNALHSLSKATIINEEVLDAMLKEICTALLEADVNIRLVKKLRENVKSVIDFDEMAGGLNKRRMIQSAVFKELVKLVDPAVKPFQPIKGRPNIIMFVGLQGSGKTTTCTKLAYHYQKKNWKSCLVCADTFRAGAYDQIKQNATKARIPFYGSYTEVDPVVIAQDGVEMFKKEGFEFIIVDTSGRHKQEESLFEEMLAVATAIKPDNIIFVMDATIGQACEAQAKAFKEKVDIGSVIITKLDGHAKGGGALSAVAATNSPIIFIGTGEHIDDLEPFKTKPFISKLLGMGDIEGLIDKVNELNLDDNEELIDKIKHGQFTIRDMYEQFQNIMKMGPFSQIMGMIPGFSQDFMTKGGEQESMARIKRLMTMMDSMSDGELDNKDGAKLFSKQPTRVTRVAQGSGVTEREVRDVISQYTKFAAVIKKMGGIKGLFKSGDMAKNVNPTQMAKLNQQMAKMIDPRMFQQMGGMSGLQNMMRQLQQGAGGLGNLMGGFGKS; this is encoded by the exons ATGGTTTTAGCGGAGCTTGGACGGAAAATCACGAATGCTCTGCATTCGCTGAGCAAGGCAACTATCATCAATGAGGAG GTTCTGGATGCTATGCTGAAGGAAATTTGCACGGCCCTCCTAGAGGCGGACGTCAATATCCGGTTAGTGAAAAAGCTCCGGGAGAATGTGAAGTCGGTCATAGATTTTGACGAAATGGCTGGCGGGTTGAACAAACGGAGAATGATTCAGTCGGCCGTGTTCAAGGAACTGGTGAAACTAGTCGATCCGGCTGTGAAGCCGTTTCAACCAATCAAGGGACGACCGAATATAATTATGTTTGTTGGCTTGCAG GGATCTGGAAAAACGACAACCTGTACCAAGTTGGCCTATCACTATCAGAAGAAGAACTGGAAGTCCTGTCTGGTGTGTGCGGATACCTTCCGTGCTGGTGCTTACGATCAGATTAAGCAAAACGCCACCAAGGCTCGGATTCCATTCTATGGAAGCTACACGGAGGTAGATCCGGTGGTTATCGCCCAGGATGGGGTGGAAATGTTCAAGAAGGAAGGTTTCGAATTCATCATCGTGGACACCAGTGGCCGACACAAGCAGGAAGAGTCTCTGTTCGAGGAGATGTTGGCGGTGGCGACCGCCATTAAGCCGGACAATATCATTTTCGTGATGGATGCCACCATTGGACAAGCTTGCGAGGCGCAGGCTAAGGCTTTCAAGGAAAAGGTTGACATCGGTTCCGTCATCATCACCAAACTGGACGGACATGCCAAGGGAGGTGGTGCTCTGTCGGC TGTGGCCGCCACCAACTCGCCCATCATCTTTATCGGCACCGGAGAACATATTGACGATCTGGAACCATTCAAGACCAAACCGTTCATCAGCAAACTGCTCGGAATGGGTGACATTGAAGGATTGATCGATAAGGTCAATGAGCTCAATCTGGATGACAACGAGGAACTGATCGATAAAATCAAACACGGTCAGTTCACGATACGGGACATGTACGAGCAGTTTCAGAACATCATGAAAATGGGACCGTTTTCGCAGATTATG GGCATGATTCCAGGATTTTCGCAAGATTTTATGACCAAGGGTGGCGAACAGGAATCGATGGCCCGTATCAAGCGATTGATGACGATGATGGATTCGATGTCGGACGGTGAACTGGACAACAAAGACGGAGCGAAGCTGTTTAGCAAGCAACCCACCCGGGTGACTCGAGTGGCCCAGGGTTCGGGCGTAACGGAGCGAGAAGTGCGGGATGTGATCTCGCAGTACACGAAATTTGCGGCCGTTATCAAGAAGATGGGTGGCATCAAGGGACTGTTCAAGAGTGGTGACATGGCGAAGAACGTCAATCCGACGCAGATGGCCAAACTGAACCAGCAGATGGCGAAAATGATCGATCCACGGATGTTTCAGCAGATGGGCGGCATGAGCGGACTGCAGAACATGATGCGACAGTTGCAGCAAGGTGCCGGCGGTCTCGGAAATTTGATGGGTGGATTCGGTAAGTCTTGA